From Candidatus Tisiphia endosymbiont of Melanophora roralis, a single genomic window includes:
- the acnA gene encoding aconitate hydratase AcnA produces MNPDYLKEISVGDNLYKIFDINKAASDINLELKRLPYSLRILFENVLRLTGSKKNLLLFKEWLKARKSDAEIPFMPARVLMQDFTGVPAIVDLAAMRDAIKKLGGNPLKINPLIPVDLVIDHSVQVDYYGTSDAFAKNVKMEVARNLERYEFLKWGQEAFDNFRVVPPGTGICHQVNLEYLANVVWSKQQNGVTFAYPDTLVGTDSHTTMINGLAVLGWGVGGIEAEAAMLGQSLSMILPEVIGFKLTGALKGMITATDLVLTVTQMLRKKNVVGKFVEFYGDGLESLSLADRATISNMAPEYGATCGFFPIDNETIKYLNFTARDQNRIKLVEQYAKLQSLWFDPIITPEYTDILELDLSALESSLAGPRRPQDRVNLKNAASNFKTELPSLTRGDVDIDKKYSVDEQYSIGHGDVVIAAITSCTNTSNPTVMIGAGLLAKKAVELGLMKKPWVKTSLAPGSKVVTEYLKKTGLDQYLNNLGFNLVGYGCTTCIGNSGSLMQEIEETIAGNNLVVASVLSGNRNFEGRVHPLTIASYLASPPLVVAYALAGTMNIDLETDVIGKGHNGKDIYLNDIWPTHQEIKELIDQSINSKMFKDKYSEVFLGDKEWQDIKVTKTDTYNWSKDSTYINNPPYFEGIEHISSSLHDIESARILAIFGNSITTDHISPAGNISKTSPAAKYLTEHGILPLDFNSYGSRRGNHEVMMRGTFANNRIKNAMCPGIEGGVTINQLGNQESIYDAAMDYKAHSVPLVIFAGKEYGSGSSRDWAAKGTSLLGVKAVIAESFERIHRSNLVGMGVLPLALSSSTVNDLKLDGSEYVTITGLSNEITPYEQLNCIIKRKSGIVETIKVILQVFTDNEIDYIKHGSIMHLVVKNLRDEHG; encoded by the coding sequence ATGAATCCTGATTATCTTAAAGAAATATCTGTAGGAGATAATCTTTATAAAATTTTTGATATAAATAAAGCGGCAAGTGATATTAATCTTGAGTTAAAGCGTCTACCTTATAGTTTAAGGATATTATTTGAAAATGTCCTTCGTCTAACTGGTAGTAAAAAAAACTTGTTACTATTTAAAGAATGGCTTAAGGCTAGAAAATCCGACGCTGAGATACCGTTTATGCCGGCTAGGGTACTAATGCAGGATTTTACCGGAGTTCCTGCCATTGTTGATTTAGCTGCTATGCGTGATGCTATAAAAAAACTAGGGGGTAATCCATTAAAGATTAATCCTCTGATCCCGGTTGACCTTGTCATAGATCATTCTGTACAAGTTGATTATTATGGAACAAGTGATGCGTTTGCTAAGAATGTCAAAATGGAAGTAGCACGCAATCTAGAGCGTTATGAGTTTTTGAAATGGGGGCAAGAAGCATTTGATAATTTTAGAGTAGTACCACCAGGAACAGGAATCTGTCATCAAGTTAATTTGGAATATTTAGCCAATGTTGTGTGGAGCAAACAACAAAATGGTGTAACTTTCGCTTATCCGGATACATTAGTTGGCACAGATAGTCATACTACGATGATTAATGGTTTAGCAGTTCTTGGTTGGGGAGTTGGGGGAATTGAAGCTGAGGCAGCCATGCTTGGTCAATCTTTATCAATGATTTTACCAGAGGTAATTGGCTTTAAGTTAACTGGCGCTTTAAAGGGAATGATTACTGCTACAGATTTGGTGCTAACAGTTACTCAAATGCTAAGAAAGAAAAATGTAGTCGGCAAATTTGTTGAATTTTATGGAGATGGGTTAGAATCACTGAGCTTGGCAGATAGGGCGACTATATCAAATATGGCTCCTGAGTATGGTGCTACTTGTGGGTTCTTCCCAATTGATAATGAGACTATAAAATACCTTAATTTTACAGCTAGAGATCAAAATAGAATAAAGCTAGTAGAGCAATATGCCAAGCTACAATCATTATGGTTTGATCCAATAATTACTCCAGAATATACTGATATATTAGAATTGGATTTATCCGCTTTAGAATCTTCCCTAGCTGGTCCAAGACGTCCACAAGATAGGGTTAACCTAAAAAATGCTGCTAGTAATTTTAAAACTGAACTACCTTCTCTAACTAGAGGTGATGTTGATATTGATAAAAAGTACTCTGTTGATGAGCAATATAGTATAGGACATGGTGATGTCGTAATAGCTGCAATCACAAGCTGTACAAATACTTCGAATCCTACTGTGATGATCGGGGCAGGCTTGCTTGCTAAGAAAGCAGTAGAACTTGGGTTGATGAAAAAACCATGGGTTAAGACTTCATTGGCCCCTGGTTCAAAAGTAGTAACGGAATATTTAAAAAAAACTGGACTTGACCAGTATCTAAATAATTTAGGTTTTAATCTTGTCGGCTATGGTTGTACTACTTGTATAGGCAATTCTGGTTCGCTTATGCAGGAAATAGAAGAGACTATTGCCGGGAACAATCTTGTTGTTGCTTCGGTGTTATCTGGTAACAGGAATTTTGAAGGAAGGGTACATCCTTTAACAATAGCTAGTTATTTGGCTTCTCCTCCTTTAGTTGTTGCTTATGCTCTAGCAGGTACTATGAACATTGATCTTGAAACTGACGTGATAGGTAAAGGTCATAATGGTAAGGATATATATCTTAATGATATTTGGCCAACCCACCAAGAGATAAAAGAGTTAATAGATCAATCTATTAACTCTAAAATGTTCAAAGACAAATATAGTGAAGTATTTTTAGGTGATAAAGAGTGGCAAGATATTAAGGTAACTAAAACCGATACTTATAATTGGAGTAAAGATAGTACTTATATTAACAATCCTCCTTATTTTGAAGGTATTGAACATATATCTAGTAGCTTGCACGATATAGAATCTGCTAGAATATTAGCTATTTTTGGCAATTCCATTACGACTGATCATATATCTCCAGCCGGCAATATTAGTAAAACAAGTCCTGCCGCTAAGTATTTAACTGAGCATGGCATTCTACCTCTCGATTTTAACTCTTATGGATCACGGCGTGGCAATCATGAAGTAATGATGCGAGGCACTTTTGCCAATAATAGGATAAAAAACGCCATGTGTCCCGGAATTGAAGGAGGGGTAACTATAAACCAACTAGGTAATCAAGAGAGTATCTATGATGCTGCAATGGATTATAAAGCTCATTCTGTGCCTTTAGTAATTTTTGCAGGCAAAGAATATGGCTCTGGTTCATCAAGAGACTGGGCAGCAAAAGGTACTAGTTTACTTGGAGTAAAAGCAGTAATTGCTGAAAGTTTTGAAAGAATTCATAGGTCAAACTTAGTGGGTATGGGTGTTTTACCGCTTGCTCTTTCTTCTTCTACTGTAAATGACTTAAAACTTGATGGTTCTGAGTATGTCACCATTACTGGCTTGAGTAATGAAATAACGCCTTATGAGCAACTTAATTGTATCATAAAGAGAAAAAGTGGTATAGTTGAGACTATCAAAGTAATATTACAAGTTTTTACAGATAATGAGATAGACTATATAAAACATGGTAGTATAATGCATCTAGTAGTTAAAAATTTAAGAGATGAACATGGATAA
- the ccmA gene encoding heme ABC exporter ATP-binding protein CcmA: MLSFEQLTLIIDEKTIFTNISMTFLPSSIVYLQGANGCGKTSLLRIVANIQNPTSGNVLYRSLNCKYLKKPYCNYIGHNLGLKSQITVLEHLKFWSTIYDSLEALESSIYYFKLHNILHEKCYKLSAGNQKKVALAKLIACQSNLWLLDEVEANLDQENKELLYNLIILKANNAGVIVATSHSNIDIKTAQIINLKDYNC, from the coding sequence ATGCTGTCATTTGAACAACTAACTCTTATTATAGACGAAAAAACTATCTTCACTAATATTAGTATGACTTTTTTACCATCATCTATAGTTTATTTACAGGGAGCAAATGGTTGCGGGAAGACTTCACTACTTAGAATTGTAGCTAATATACAAAATCCAACAAGTGGCAATGTTTTGTATAGATCATTGAACTGTAAATATTTAAAGAAACCTTATTGTAATTATATTGGACATAATCTTGGATTAAAATCCCAAATAACTGTATTAGAGCATCTAAAATTTTGGTCTACAATTTATGATTCCCTTGAAGCTTTAGAATCTTCGATATACTATTTCAAGTTACATAATATTTTGCATGAGAAATGTTACAAGCTATCTGCTGGTAACCAAAAGAAAGTTGCCTTAGCAAAACTCATTGCTTGCCAGTCAAATTTATGGCTATTAGATGAAGTAGAAGCAAACCTAGATCAAGAAAACAAAGAATTACTATATAACTTGATTATTTTGAAAGCAAATAATGCTGGAGTTATTGTGGCTACCTCCCACTCTAATATAGATATTAAGACAGCACAAATAATCAACCTTAAGGATTATAATTGTTAG